The proteins below come from a single Phycisphaeraceae bacterium genomic window:
- a CDS encoding motility protein A: protein MGTVAGLAIALIAIGTGIVLGGGNPLALIDAPSIAVVFGGTAGAIIVSFPIARVSKVHSIVLKSIFSKPVDPVSTIKDIVGYAEVARREGILALENLVPQMKDEFIIRGVKMAVDGTDPELINSIMETELEALIDRHAQGKQILDTTGRYAPAFGMIGTLMGLIFMLSNMDDPSKIGPGMAVALITTLYGAIIANVVTGPLAEKLSARDTEEIMVKTIVIAGVMAIQSGDNPRVVESKLLTYLPPGKRAELERKDAA, encoded by the coding sequence ATCGGAACCGTGGCCGGTCTTGCAATCGCTCTCATCGCCATCGGTACGGGCATTGTCCTGGGTGGTGGGAATCCACTCGCGCTGATTGATGCGCCGTCGATTGCAGTGGTGTTCGGCGGAACGGCCGGAGCCATTATCGTGTCATTTCCGATCGCGCGAGTGTCCAAAGTGCACTCGATCGTTCTCAAGAGCATCTTCAGCAAGCCTGTGGATCCCGTCTCGACAATCAAGGACATTGTTGGGTATGCGGAAGTCGCGCGTCGTGAGGGGATACTCGCGCTCGAGAATCTTGTGCCTCAGATGAAAGACGAGTTCATCATTCGAGGCGTGAAGATGGCGGTGGACGGCACAGACCCGGAATTGATCAACTCCATTATGGAGACAGAACTCGAAGCCTTGATTGATCGCCATGCTCAGGGAAAGCAGATTCTCGATACAACCGGGCGATACGCGCCGGCTTTCGGAATGATCGGCACTCTCATGGGTCTGATCTTTATGCTCAGCAACATGGATGATCCGTCGAAGATTGGCCCTGGCATGGCGGTGGCCCTCATAACGACGCTGTACGGAGCGATTATCGCAAACGTGGTAACCGGTCCATTGGCTGAAAAACTCTCAGCCCGCGACACCGAGGAAATCATGGTCAAGACGATCGTGATTGCAGGCGTGATGGCGATTCAGTCTGGCGATAACCCGCGCGTCGTCGAAAGCAAACTCCTGACGTATCTTCCTCCAGGTAAGCGGGCTGAACTCGAGAGGAAGGACGCTGCCTAG
- a CDS encoding flagellar biosynthetic protein FliQ produces the protein MMYDEASVYLVRDTLLIVLKIAAPILLAGMSVGLIISLIQSVTSIQDQTLTFVPKITIMILVAAMLLPWVAMQLIEFTTERLLLF, from the coding sequence ATGATGTATGACGAAGCGAGCGTATATCTCGTGCGAGACACGCTGTTGATTGTGCTCAAGATCGCCGCGCCAATACTTCTGGCTGGCATGTCGGTCGGGCTGATTATCAGCCTTATTCAATCAGTGACGAGCATCCAGGATCAGACCCTGACATTCGTTCCCAAAATCACGATCATGATTCTTGTTGCCGCGATGCTCTTGCCTTGGGTAGCGATGCAACTCATCGAGTTCACCACTGAACGTTTGCTGCTGTTTTGA
- the fliN gene encoding flagellar motor switch protein FliN, with amino-acid sequence MSENDEIRSDQGANPADVTPESAASNTEAALRAAQLSVDKVAQESHSSPAVGGAEAEQALAAARATAREAQGEAARAVGGSTPFVPGSVLEAFAVPTFADAGFRQTPDELQLLSDVNLNVKIELGRTRMLVEDVLRLGEGAVVELDKLAGDPVDVYINDRHVARGEVLVLNESFCVRISEILSLDEKVVAKRA; translated from the coding sequence ATGTCTGAGAACGATGAAATTCGAAGCGATCAAGGGGCGAATCCGGCAGACGTAACACCGGAATCGGCGGCTTCGAATACCGAGGCAGCCCTGCGTGCAGCGCAGTTGTCGGTCGACAAGGTAGCACAGGAATCGCACTCATCGCCTGCTGTGGGTGGTGCAGAGGCCGAGCAGGCACTCGCTGCCGCTCGCGCGACCGCCCGCGAAGCCCAAGGTGAAGCTGCTCGCGCAGTCGGTGGGAGCACACCATTTGTACCGGGTTCAGTCCTCGAAGCCTTTGCAGTTCCGACTTTTGCGGACGCTGGGTTTCGTCAGACGCCCGATGAACTGCAACTGCTCAGCGATGTGAATCTGAATGTCAAGATCGAACTCGGTCGCACACGCATGCTTGTTGAGGATGTCCTTAGGCTCGGCGAGGGCGCGGTTGTGGAACTGGACAAGCTCGCAGGAGATCCGGTTGACGTGTACATCAATGATCGGCACGTTGCCCGCGGCGAAGTGCTGGTTCTCAACGAGAGTTTCTGTGTACGAATCAGCGAAATTCTGAGCCTCGATGAGAAGGTCGTCGCGAAAAGAGCGTAA
- a CDS encoding flagellar FlbD family protein yields the protein MIEVTRLNGKRFVVNAEQIRTVEENPDTVITMVNGDHFVVRETLKDVVAKVIEYGRHLRVLIPRT from the coding sequence ATGATCGAGGTGACCAGGCTCAACGGAAAGCGGTTCGTCGTCAACGCCGAACAGATCCGTACGGTCGAAGAAAACCCGGATACGGTCATCACGATGGTCAACGGGGACCATTTCGTGGTACGCGAGACGCTCAAGGACGTGGTTGCCAAGGTCATCGAGTACGGCCGTCATCTGCGGGTGCTCATTCCGCGGACGTGA
- a CDS encoding flagellar hook-basal body complex protein, whose translation MASLTALFTGLQGLNVHARRLDVIGNNIANVNTTAFKSSRMMFENASSRDVKIGSAPADTTGGTNPHQIGLGVSIAGVQRDFRTGALDNTGDPRDLAIDGSGFFIVQRAGTTMYTRAGNFRQDLNDNLVTPTGEWLMGYGVNADFAVQEGALVPVNVPLGKLRLAEATTNATVAGNLNTDGVVPSRGSTVNLLGTATAGLIALSTSTPAPSAGNRIELTTRLTQIRDPGITLTESPLFEVGQTLSMSGAQKGLSSIPERSLEITETTTVADLMDFLRVALGLHDTGSPNPNGQTPGVTLDSQTGVISIVGNTGTINDLDIESADLRVLDASGAFVRVPFVTSKSAAADGEAVRTTMVVYDSLGSVTSLDVSFVLDSKTTAGTHWRYFIEGNDSLGEQLDLGTGIISFDPFGRLVTDTPVTVSLSRNGTGAVTPLTFDVSFTGAAGRLTALADRPSEVAGVWRDGLPAGVLANFVVADNGDVLGAFDNGAIRTLGRVVLAKVPNDAGMVDVGGNAWAIGPNSGPASVVSPGAVGSGWIVSGALEMSNVDLGQEFINLITTSTGYSASSRVIRTTDELMQQLLVLGR comes from the coding sequence ATGGCTTCGCTTACAGCACTCTTTACCGGTCTGCAGGGGTTGAATGTTCACGCCCGTCGGTTGGATGTGATTGGCAACAACATAGCCAATGTCAACACGACAGCGTTCAAGTCGAGCCGCATGATGTTTGAGAATGCGTCATCACGCGATGTGAAGATCGGCTCCGCACCGGCCGACACGACCGGAGGTACCAATCCGCATCAGATCGGGCTCGGAGTGAGCATCGCGGGCGTGCAGCGCGATTTTCGCACCGGAGCCCTCGACAACACTGGCGACCCGCGTGATCTGGCCATCGACGGCTCGGGGTTCTTCATCGTCCAGCGAGCGGGCACGACCATGTACACGCGGGCAGGAAACTTCAGGCAGGATCTCAACGATAATCTCGTGACTCCAACGGGCGAGTGGCTGATGGGCTATGGCGTGAATGCCGATTTCGCTGTGCAGGAGGGGGCGTTGGTTCCGGTCAATGTGCCGCTGGGCAAGTTGAGGCTGGCCGAGGCCACGACAAATGCGACGGTCGCGGGCAACCTGAATACCGATGGCGTGGTGCCTTCGCGTGGATCGACCGTCAACCTTCTCGGAACAGCGACTGCGGGGTTGATTGCCCTTTCGACCTCTACACCTGCGCCATCTGCGGGCAACAGGATTGAACTCACCACGCGCTTGACGCAGATTCGCGATCCGGGCATAACACTGACCGAGAGTCCGCTCTTTGAAGTTGGGCAGACGCTGAGCATGAGCGGGGCGCAGAAGGGACTGTCGTCCATTCCCGAGCGATCGCTGGAGATTACCGAAACAACAACAGTGGCCGACTTGATGGACTTCCTGCGCGTCGCGCTGGGTTTGCACGATACTGGAAGCCCGAATCCGAATGGCCAGACACCGGGCGTCACGCTCGATTCGCAGACCGGGGTCATCTCCATTGTCGGCAACACCGGCACGATCAACGACCTCGATATTGAATCTGCGGATTTGCGTGTACTCGACGCCAGCGGCGCGTTTGTGCGAGTACCCTTTGTCACCAGCAAGTCCGCGGCTGCCGATGGCGAAGCGGTGCGCACAACAATGGTCGTCTACGACTCGCTCGGGAGTGTGACGAGCCTGGATGTCTCGTTTGTTCTCGACAGCAAAACCACGGCGGGGACGCACTGGCGATACTTCATCGAGGGCAACGACAGCCTCGGCGAGCAGCTCGATCTGGGTACGGGCATCATCAGTTTTGATCCGTTCGGGAGGCTTGTGACGGATACGCCGGTGACCGTTTCACTCTCGCGCAATGGGACCGGTGCTGTCACGCCTCTGACGTTTGATGTTTCGTTCACCGGAGCAGCGGGCAGGCTTACCGCGCTTGCCGATCGGCCGAGCGAAGTGGCTGGAGTCTGGCGCGACGGGTTGCCCGCTGGTGTGCTCGCAAACTTTGTGGTAGCGGACAACGGCGATGTGCTCGGCGCCTTCGATAACGGCGCGATTCGCACCCTAGGCCGTGTCGTGCTTGCCAAAGTTCCAAACGATGCAGGAATGGTCGATGTGGGGGGCAACGCCTGGGCAATCGGGCCCAACAGCGGACCGGCGAGCGTTGTCAGCCCCGGGGCAGTTGGATCGGGGTGGATCGTCTCTGGAGCGCTCGAGATGTCGAACGTTGATCTCGGGCAGGAGTTCATCAATCTGATCACGACGTCAACCGGATATTCGGCGTCATCGAGAGTCATTCGAACAACCGATGAACTGATGCAACAGTTGCTCGTTCTCGGCCGATAA
- a CDS encoding flagellar biosynthetic protein FliO, giving the protein MFKVVALCCIVGIASGAAAPVRAQAQEPLAESSHEPAQSVPAESLPLGPRSERSLHSAERESRSLAAQDSARSGLGLSRTLASLVVVVGLAYIGALVWKRIATRRGGLMAALGAAGRAPSGVLEILARYPVARTQRLVLLRVGRRVLLVCQSSSVRSGSGAMVTLAEISDPDEVATILRAVRQSDGESSVSAFKAAMVELDQQAPVQPAESELRFTTAEGDSVEWRDERIQIPTRSASEDVEPDPAIGRLRARLAAMREKGTLA; this is encoded by the coding sequence ATGTTCAAAGTTGTTGCCCTGTGTTGCATCGTGGGAATTGCAAGCGGCGCTGCTGCGCCAGTGCGGGCACAGGCACAAGAGCCATTGGCCGAATCTTCGCATGAGCCGGCCCAATCGGTGCCAGCAGAATCTCTCCCGCTGGGCCCCAGATCTGAGCGATCGTTGCACAGCGCGGAGCGTGAGTCTCGCTCGCTAGCCGCACAGGACTCCGCCAGGAGTGGGCTCGGGCTGAGCCGCACGCTGGCATCACTTGTGGTCGTCGTGGGCCTGGCATACATTGGGGCACTCGTCTGGAAGCGGATTGCCACACGCCGCGGCGGGCTCATGGCGGCGTTGGGCGCTGCAGGTCGTGCACCATCAGGCGTACTCGAAATTCTCGCTCGCTATCCAGTCGCACGCACACAGCGGCTTGTGCTGCTGCGTGTCGGGAGGCGTGTGTTGCTTGTCTGCCAATCGAGCAGCGTGAGATCAGGTTCCGGTGCGATGGTTACACTTGCCGAGATCAGCGATCCGGATGAGGTCGCAACGATTCTGCGTGCTGTACGCCAGTCTGATGGTGAATCGAGCGTTTCTGCTTTCAAGGCTGCAATGGTCGAACTCGACCAGCAAGCACCGGTTCAACCAGCAGAGTCTGAATTAAGATTCACCACCGCCGAGGGCGATTCGGTCGAGTGGCGCGATGAACGCATTCAGATTCCCACGCGATCTGCATCAGAAGATGTCGAGCCAGACCCGGCAATCGGAAGACTCCGCGCTCGACTCGCGGCAATGCGGGAGAAGGGAACCCTCGCTTGA
- a CDS encoding OmpA family protein, producing MGKRRPISQPGVPEWVLTYGDLMSLLLCFFILLAAFSELKQPREYRRVLDAIKEALGSTGGIGLADLKAEITNSIISNDPERAKRAAQRKNTDETTTPNVSGQAPRATVIHQSERAAIGGVLPFDPGSYELSLAVQRTLKFEIAPLIRDQRYVVQVTGHSWGSPDRLSGLSHAELSFRRAEAVAQYLVQDCEVSPQILRIVASGDQEPRSGTLDVGDASASNRRVQLYQTGQTVDQIHPDPSFTGRNP from the coding sequence ATGGGCAAGCGGCGTCCAATCAGTCAGCCCGGTGTTCCTGAGTGGGTCTTGACCTACGGGGACTTGATGTCGCTGTTGCTCTGCTTCTTTATCCTGCTGGCTGCATTCAGTGAACTCAAGCAACCGCGCGAGTATCGCCGCGTGCTCGATGCTATCAAAGAAGCGCTCGGCTCGACCGGTGGCATCGGGCTTGCCGACCTGAAGGCGGAAATCACGAACTCAATCATCTCGAATGATCCTGAACGTGCAAAGCGTGCCGCCCAGCGCAAGAACACCGACGAGACAACAACGCCGAACGTCTCCGGTCAGGCACCTCGTGCAACAGTGATTCATCAATCCGAGCGAGCAGCGATCGGCGGAGTGTTGCCGTTCGATCCCGGGTCGTATGAACTGTCCCTGGCGGTGCAGCGCACGCTCAAGTTCGAGATCGCACCATTAATCCGCGATCAGCGTTATGTGGTTCAGGTCACAGGACACTCTTGGGGTTCGCCCGATCGACTTTCCGGACTATCGCATGCCGAGTTGTCCTTTCGCAGGGCCGAGGCCGTTGCGCAGTACCTGGTGCAGGATTGCGAAGTCAGTCCGCAGATTCTGCGCATTGTCGCGTCCGGCGATCAGGAGCCGCGCAGCGGAACCCTCGATGTCGGAGACGCATCGGCGTCAAATCGCAGGGTTCAGTTGTATCAGACCGGCCAGACCGTTGATCAGATTCATCCGGATCCGTCCTTCACAGGGCGCAATCCGTAG
- a CDS encoding flagellar biosynthetic protein FliR translates to MPFIQFLEPLIVPFMFTLSRVVGIFLFTPLLTSVAVPRTAMALFVFFLALAIFPSAPPSYFATPIPLDLGSLAFVMFSELLIGLSIGLIAIMPVFVMQMAGYLMGYQMGLGLAQAFNPEMEGSSDVVSQMMFILGITAYVAAGGIDLVFISLITTFERIPVGGFAADHVPLELLVSLIGSGFELSLRLAAPVIGAIMLSLISMGFVMKTMPQINILSVGFAAKILTGLSIFAIALGTIDSVLRDESLAMLHELVLWSDGLTP, encoded by the coding sequence ATGCCCTTCATTCAGTTTCTTGAGCCCCTGATCGTCCCCTTCATGTTCACGCTTTCGCGTGTTGTTGGTATATTTCTATTCACTCCGCTGCTGACGAGTGTGGCCGTTCCACGCACTGCCATGGCCCTGTTCGTGTTCTTTCTCGCGCTCGCAATCTTTCCTTCGGCGCCGCCTTCATACTTTGCGACACCAATCCCGCTCGATCTCGGCTCACTGGCGTTTGTCATGTTCAGCGAACTACTGATCGGTCTGAGTATCGGACTGATCGCAATCATGCCAGTTTTCGTCATGCAGATGGCCGGATACCTCATGGGATATCAGATGGGTCTGGGCCTCGCGCAAGCCTTCAACCCCGAAATGGAGGGAAGCAGCGACGTCGTCAGCCAGATGATGTTCATCCTCGGAATCACGGCATATGTCGCAGCAGGAGGAATCGATCTCGTCTTCATCTCACTGATCACCACATTCGAGCGCATTCCGGTCGGTGGTTTCGCAGCCGATCACGTCCCGCTTGAACTGTTGGTCAGCCTCATCGGTTCCGGATTCGAACTTTCGCTCCGACTGGCAGCCCCGGTGATTGGCGCGATCATGCTCTCTCTCATATCGATGGGTTTCGTCATGAAGACCATGCCACAGATCAACATTCTCTCAGTTGGTTTTGCCGCCAAGATTCTGACTGGACTTTCAATATTCGCGATCGCACTGGGCACGATCGACTCGGTACTTCGTGATGAATCCCTTGCAATGCTGCACGAACTCGTGCTCTGGTCCGATGGGCTGACTCCGTGA
- the flhB gene encoding flagellar biosynthesis protein FlhB, whose product MANDMGEKTEDATPKRLADARGRGQVAKSQDINAAVGLAVALILMLVFGSDIGMGLARLMRETLLLDRFGTPLAVDTLTASVVHVAFTAGLLVAPVFALVFLGAYITQLTQVGFLLTLKPLKPKISQLSPVAGIKRIFGMRSLVKSGVNILKLIVVIGVAWLIVSRHLPELIALPRMGLFVAAGVIGQTAFELAVWLIVLLLVLALIDLVYQRWQHKRDLKMTKQEVKDERRSMEGDPQMKGKRIRMAREIAMQRIAQAVPKADVIIANPTHFSVAIRYDDATMDAPVVVAKGADFLALRIRQLARLAGIPVIARPPLARALYWGVEVGQQVAPEHYEAVAEILAYVYRLESKQTPTAAHAAATA is encoded by the coding sequence GTGGCCAATGACATGGGCGAAAAAACTGAAGATGCAACGCCAAAGCGACTGGCTGATGCGCGCGGCCGAGGTCAAGTCGCCAAAAGCCAGGACATCAACGCCGCTGTGGGACTTGCGGTCGCGCTGATTCTGATGCTTGTGTTTGGCTCTGATATCGGTATGGGTCTTGCACGACTCATGCGTGAAACACTGTTGCTCGATCGATTCGGCACGCCTCTTGCCGTTGATACGCTGACCGCGAGTGTCGTACATGTCGCGTTCACGGCCGGCCTGCTCGTTGCTCCAGTCTTTGCCCTCGTCTTTCTAGGGGCCTACATCACACAGCTCACGCAGGTGGGCTTTCTTCTGACACTCAAACCTCTCAAACCCAAGATTTCGCAACTCAGCCCAGTGGCCGGTATCAAGCGCATCTTTGGTATGCGCAGCCTCGTCAAGTCTGGCGTCAATATCCTCAAGCTGATCGTTGTGATCGGCGTCGCTTGGCTGATCGTCTCAAGGCACCTTCCCGAGCTCATTGCCCTGCCCCGCATGGGCCTTTTCGTGGCGGCTGGAGTCATTGGTCAAACCGCATTCGAGCTGGCTGTCTGGCTCATCGTCCTGCTCCTGGTTCTGGCACTGATCGACCTTGTCTATCAGCGCTGGCAGCACAAGCGCGACTTGAAGATGACAAAACAGGAAGTAAAGGACGAGCGCCGCTCGATGGAAGGTGATCCACAAATGAAGGGCAAACGCATCCGCATGGCGAGAGAGATTGCTATGCAGCGCATCGCTCAGGCGGTACCCAAAGCCGATGTTATCATCGCAAACCCTACGCACTTCAGTGTCGCGATCCGCTACGACGATGCGACGATGGATGCTCCCGTGGTCGTGGCCAAAGGTGCAGATTTTCTCGCCCTTCGCATTCGGCAGCTTGCTCGTCTCGCGGGCATTCCTGTCATAGCCCGACCTCCGCTCGCACGCGCCCTGTATTGGGGAGTCGAAGTGGGGCAGCAGGTCGCGCCCGAGCATTACGAAGCAGTTGCTGAAATCCTCGCGTATGTGTACCGCCTTGAATCGAAGCAGACACCCACAGCAGCGCATGCAGCAGCCACCGCATAA
- the fliP gene encoding flagellar type III secretion system pore protein FliP (The bacterial flagellar biogenesis protein FliP forms a type III secretion system (T3SS)-type pore required for flagellar assembly.) — protein sequence MLMLTVISLVPSILLMTTCFVRILIVLALLKQAMGTQSLPPPQVVTGLALFMTLLVMSPTIDRIWNEAIVPYREGEIRDYDTLWSAAKQPLRDYMFDQIEATGNWSSVYTVMNYRGHDTTRPSEMTRADVDMVTLIPAYMLSELKVAFLLGFRIYLPFLVIDMVIASLLISMSMMMLPPVLISLPFKLLLFVLVDGWTLVVGSLMETFVQEGMSGRASAQTAMIPAILLVCYIRRPRPGRNPHPLLKESKHDV from the coding sequence ATGTTGATGTTGACGGTGATCTCGCTGGTCCCGTCAATTCTGCTCATGACGACATGCTTCGTGCGGATTCTGATTGTCCTTGCGCTGCTCAAGCAGGCGATGGGCACCCAGTCACTCCCCCCGCCTCAGGTTGTCACGGGGCTGGCACTGTTTATGACATTGCTCGTGATGTCGCCGACGATCGACCGAATTTGGAACGAAGCGATAGTGCCGTACCGTGAGGGCGAAATTCGCGATTATGACACACTCTGGAGCGCAGCAAAGCAGCCGCTCCGCGATTACATGTTTGACCAGATCGAGGCAACCGGCAACTGGTCGAGCGTATACACCGTGATGAACTATCGCGGACACGATACCACTCGCCCGTCAGAAATGACACGAGCCGATGTTGACATGGTGACGTTGATTCCCGCGTACATGCTCAGCGAGCTCAAAGTCGCGTTTCTTCTCGGATTTCGCATATATCTGCCGTTTCTCGTGATCGACATGGTGATTGCGAGTCTGCTGATTTCGATGAGCATGATGATGCTCCCACCGGTGTTGATCTCGCTTCCATTCAAGTTGCTGCTCTTTGTGCTCGTCGATGGTTGGACACTGGTCGTCGGTAGTCTGATGGAAACTTTTGTGCAGGAGGGCATGAGCGGGCGGGCGTCGGCGCAGACGGCAATGATCCCGGCCATTCTCCTTGTGTGCTACATCCGCAGACCTCGACCAGGCAGGAATCCGCATCCGCTGCTTAAGGAGTCGAAGCATGATGTATGA